A window of Chitinophaga sp. MM2321 contains these coding sequences:
- a CDS encoding ZIP family metal transporter, with the protein MNWNYLILILVATLAGGVIPMTVKRIHANFSIYLLAFTGAFLFGVTIMHLLPEVYHELGHAAGIYVVLGFFLQVFLQQLSHGMEHGHTHIPGENHHHIAVTPLLLGLSIHAFMEGIPLGFHYEDQSALPSLMLGVAAHKIPEALTLITVMMHAHKKRAELWRILLLFAVVTPLAAILAGWMGDRFEIVSHYLLFVVALVIGAFLHISTTIFYESGTKHHELSGRKIMAIAAGLLLAFLTLIFE; encoded by the coding sequence ATGAACTGGAACTATCTGATACTAATACTGGTGGCTACGCTTGCCGGAGGGGTGATTCCCATGACAGTGAAGCGTATTCACGCTAATTTTTCCATTTACCTGCTGGCCTTCACAGGCGCCTTCCTTTTTGGCGTAACCATTATGCACCTCCTGCCGGAAGTGTATCATGAACTGGGACATGCAGCCGGGATTTATGTCGTGCTTGGTTTCTTCCTGCAGGTTTTCCTGCAACAGTTGTCGCACGGAATGGAACACGGGCATACACATATACCCGGTGAAAATCATCATCATATTGCAGTAACACCGCTGCTGCTGGGGCTTTCCATCCATGCTTTCATGGAGGGTATCCCGCTTGGGTTTCATTATGAAGATCAATCTGCGCTGCCTTCTTTAATGCTGGGCGTTGCGGCACACAAAATACCGGAGGCATTAACGCTCATCACCGTAATGATGCACGCACATAAGAAAAGAGCGGAACTGTGGCGCATATTACTGCTATTTGCGGTTGTAACACCGCTGGCAGCTATACTGGCGGGATGGATGGGTGATCGTTTCGAAATCGTTTCCCACTACCTGCTGTTTGTAGTAGCACTGGTGATAGGCGCATTCCTGCACATCTCCACCACTATTTTCTATGAAAGCGGAACAAAACATCACGAACTAAGCGGGCGTAAAATTATGGCAATTGCAGCGGGGCTGCTTTTGGCTTTTCTTACCCTTATATTTGAATAA
- a CDS encoding phosphatase PAP2 family protein, whose protein sequence is MLENILKGDLRLFFHINGQWHNAALDVIMPFLREPYVWAPLYLFLGLFVTINYGWKGLFWIMFFLLCFGLADQSSLYIKSAFGRIRPCRDPVVSHYTRVLVSYCPMSGSFTSNHAANHFALATFCFLTLKSAFGRYTWLFFAWAAVICYAQVYVGVHYPLDVTGGAVLGILIGLLSGSFFQRRIRLEPELTS, encoded by the coding sequence ATGCTTGAAAATATTCTTAAAGGCGATCTAAGGTTATTCTTTCATATCAACGGACAGTGGCACAATGCCGCGCTGGACGTTATTATGCCTTTTTTGCGGGAGCCTTACGTGTGGGCGCCCCTGTACCTTTTCCTGGGCTTATTTGTTACCATTAATTACGGCTGGAAAGGTTTATTCTGGATCATGTTCTTTTTGCTCTGCTTCGGTTTGGCCGATCAGAGCAGTCTTTACATCAAATCGGCTTTTGGCAGGATAAGACCCTGCCGCGACCCTGTTGTATCCCATTATACGAGGGTGCTGGTGTCTTATTGTCCTATGAGCGGCAGCTTTACATCTAATCATGCTGCTAATCATTTTGCGCTGGCTACATTTTGTTTCTTAACTTTAAAATCAGCTTTTGGCCGTTACACCTGGTTGTTTTTTGCATGGGCAGCCGTTATCTGCTATGCACAGGTCTACGTAGGTGTACATTATCCACTGGATGTAACGGGTGGTGCGGTGCTGGGCATTTTAATCGGGTTGCTGAGCGGTAGTTTCTTTCAACGCCGCATAAGACTGGAACCTGAACTTACATCATGA
- a CDS encoding class I SAM-dependent methyltransferase: MEIDKRWFEDWFNSPYYHLLYNNRDEREAAAFIDKLLAYLHPPKDAEMLDVACGKGRHAKYLADKGYDVTGIDLSIESINVAKKMENAHLSFFQHDMRLPFRVNYFDVVLNFFTSFGYFESQRDNDNALRTLKNALKPGGRLVLDYLNSNYVAAHLVVDEVKEKDQVVFDIHRQYINKKFIKEINILDKEKMRRATFTESVNAFVREDFEKMFAKQGLIITEIFGDYHFNSYDEQRSPRLIIIATKS, encoded by the coding sequence ATGGAAATTGATAAACGCTGGTTTGAAGATTGGTTTAATTCTCCTTACTATCACTTATTGTATAATAACCGTGATGAACGGGAGGCTGCTGCTTTTATTGACAAGCTGCTGGCCTATCTGCACCCGCCGAAGGATGCGGAGATGCTGGATGTGGCCTGTGGAAAAGGCCGTCATGCCAAATACCTGGCAGATAAAGGCTACGATGTAACCGGTATTGATCTTTCCATAGAAAGCATCAACGTGGCAAAAAAAATGGAAAATGCGCACCTCAGCTTTTTTCAGCATGATATGCGGTTGCCATTCCGCGTAAATTATTTTGATGTTGTACTGAATTTTTTTACCAGCTTCGGATATTTTGAATCCCAGCGGGATAATGACAACGCCCTGCGTACCCTCAAAAACGCATTAAAGCCGGGAGGCAGGCTGGTACTGGATTACCTCAACAGTAATTATGTAGCTGCCCACCTCGTAGTGGATGAAGTAAAGGAAAAAGACCAGGTGGTGTTTGATATCCACCGGCAATACATCAATAAAAAATTCATTAAAGAGATCAATATTCTCGATAAGGAGAAAATGCGCCGTGCAACATTTACAGAAAGTGTAAATGCTTTTGTGAGAGAAGATTTTGAGAAGATGTTTGCAAAGCAGGGGCTGATCATAACAGAAATATTCGGCGATTATCACTTTAACAGTTATGATGAACAACGTTCACCACGACTGATTATCATCGCTACAAAATCATAG
- a CDS encoding LTA synthase family protein has product MQYSWKNIPRYIRYVLVQTLYLFLLTVMFRVIFYLFFFKTTVTDNGAIAKAWYLGLKFDMRLALILIIPVALVAVIVRNRFFTSRAIRKSISIYLFLVFTLLTLLYILDLGHYDYLGQRLDPSILRFLAKGERADNARMVWQSYPVVRGLLAIVVFMFLIYRLQKYTWKKFAAQPAVYLRNWPFTGYVTALVLLVAAGIYGNFAYFPLRWSQAMFTRDNGVTSLGLNPILYFVSNFTVEGDTFDLAKTKKYYPYIAEYLKVDSLDTANLNYVRTVAGDTAKPKLNVVLVMLESTGAAVTSMYNNPMQATPHMQRLADSGVLFKNFYVPAISTAKTVFGVTTGLPDITAVKTASRHPKMLDQRIILDQFKGYDKMYLLGGNTNWANIRAVFTNNIEGVRIYEEGMYKSAKADVWGISDYDLITEASELFKTNNDRQQPFVAFLQLADNHPPYTTSSGAGDFKKLTEKDIDMNKFKKSGFVSIDQFNALRYEDYNVGHLIDMARKDGYLDNTIFVFFGDHNCVLNPYSFMPLPEYEMATGGEHVTAFMYSPAHLAAQQINSPGSLLDVYPTVAGMVGMPYKNYTLGVNLFDSSRVNDKYVFITYIRNQQPYYALLGDRYLYEINMKTDAAAMYDLQSDPLKNIRDEQPDTAKNLDNLTRGFYESTRYLMFNNKKGL; this is encoded by the coding sequence ATGCAATACTCCTGGAAGAATATACCCCGGTATATTCGTTATGTGCTTGTTCAGACGCTTTACCTTTTCTTGCTGACGGTGATGTTCAGGGTTATTTTTTACCTGTTCTTCTTCAAAACCACGGTTACTGATAATGGGGCAATTGCTAAAGCATGGTACCTGGGATTGAAGTTTGACATGCGACTGGCACTCATCCTCATCATCCCTGTTGCACTGGTGGCGGTTATCGTAAGAAACCGCTTTTTTACGTCCAGGGCTATACGCAAAAGCATTTCCATCTATCTCTTCCTGGTATTTACCTTACTTACCTTATTATATATATTGGATCTGGGGCATTACGATTACCTCGGTCAGCGCCTGGACCCTTCTATCCTGCGGTTCCTGGCTAAAGGCGAGCGCGCCGATAATGCCCGCATGGTATGGCAAAGCTACCCGGTGGTACGCGGTTTACTCGCTATCGTGGTATTCATGTTTTTAATATACCGGCTTCAAAAATATACCTGGAAAAAGTTTGCGGCGCAACCGGCTGTTTACCTCCGTAACTGGCCGTTTACCGGCTATGTAACCGCATTGGTACTCCTGGTGGCCGCCGGTATCTATGGCAATTTTGCATATTTCCCCCTGCGCTGGAGCCAGGCCATGTTTACCCGCGATAATGGAGTGACCAGCCTGGGGCTCAATCCCATCCTGTATTTCGTATCTAACTTCACGGTGGAAGGAGATACTTTTGATCTCGCTAAAACAAAAAAATATTACCCTTATATAGCGGAATACCTCAAAGTTGATAGCCTGGATACCGCCAACCTGAATTATGTACGCACCGTGGCTGGCGATACCGCAAAACCGAAACTCAATGTAGTTCTGGTGATGCTGGAATCTACCGGCGCAGCGGTAACCAGTATGTACAACAACCCGATGCAGGCTACCCCGCATATGCAGCGGTTGGCAGACAGCGGCGTGCTCTTTAAAAACTTTTATGTACCCGCTATCAGTACCGCTAAAACAGTTTTTGGCGTAACCACCGGCCTGCCGGATATTACCGCGGTGAAAACGGCGAGCCGTCATCCTAAAATGCTGGATCAGCGCATTATCCTGGACCAGTTCAAAGGATACGATAAAATGTACCTGTTGGGCGGAAACACCAACTGGGCCAATATCCGCGCAGTATTTACCAACAATATAGAAGGCGTCCGGATTTATGAAGAAGGGATGTACAAGTCGGCAAAAGCAGATGTATGGGGCATTTCAGACTACGATCTTATCACCGAAGCCAGTGAATTGTTCAAAACCAATAACGACCGGCAGCAACCTTTCGTGGCTTTCCTGCAACTGGCCGATAACCATCCGCCTTACACCACCAGCAGTGGCGCCGGCGATTTCAAAAAGCTGACAGAGAAAGACATTGATATGAACAAGTTCAAAAAGTCCGGGTTCGTATCCATAGATCAGTTCAATGCCCTGCGCTATGAAGATTATAATGTAGGTCACCTCATAGATATGGCCCGCAAAGACGGTTACCTGGATAACACTATCTTCGTTTTCTTTGGCGATCATAATTGTGTGCTGAATCCGTATAGCTTTATGCCACTGCCAGAATATGAGATGGCTACCGGCGGAGAACACGTAACGGCATTTATGTATAGTCCCGCCCACCTGGCGGCGCAGCAGATCAACAGCCCCGGCAGCTTGCTGGATGTGTATCCTACGGTGGCCGGTATGGTAGGCATGCCCTATAAAAATTATACCCTGGGCGTAAACCTGTTCGACAGTAGCCGGGTGAATGATAAATATGTGTTTATAACATATATCCGTAACCAGCAGCCTTATTATGCTTTACTGGGCGACCGTTACCTGTATGAAATAAACATGAAAACAGATGCGGCGGCGATGTATGACCTGCAAAGCGATCCGCTGAAAAATATCAGGGATGAACAGCCGGATACGGCAAAAAATCTGGATAACTTAACACGCGGCTTCTATGAAAGCACGCGATATTTGATGTTTAATAATAAAAAAGGACTTTAG